Proteins from one Impatiens glandulifera chromosome 2, dImpGla2.1, whole genome shotgun sequence genomic window:
- the LOC124924216 gene encoding probable RNA-binding protein ARP1 encodes MEYQQYRSPFGDTTFTKVFVGGLAWETPTDIMRRYFEQFGEILEAVIINDKYTGNSKGYGFVTFRDPESAKRSCVEANPIIDGRRANCNIASLGRSRQGRDVETTQQMINSSVYGGGITAATTPAQPVYYPSYGYAAYPSEYGYQHQTLYNTQQQFYGTTSSSGMGMELPTYYYGYPSMQQHQAQSNPTPSYLYYPTTYIESFPTYNHLLPRSSPFSATAVAGGTDQQSSTPKMTLRNQFASSTDLQSKSAQTKGEDNSITLESPQ; translated from the exons ATGGAATACCAGCAGTACCGGTCGCCGTTCGGAGATACAACGTTTACAAAAGTGTTCGTCGGAGGTCTTGCTTGGGAAACTCCGACGGATATAATGCGTCGCTATTTTGAACAGTTTGGAGAAATTCTAGAAGCTGTTATCATTAATGATAAATACACTGGCAATTCTAAAGGCTATGGATTT GTAACATTTCGTGATCCAGAATCGGCTAAAAGGTCTTGTGTCGAAGCGAACCCCATCATTGACGGCAGAAGAGCAAATTGTAACATCGCTTCCTTGGGCCGTTCGCGACAAG GCAGAGATGTAGAGACGACACAACAAATGATCAATTCGTCGGTTTATGGGGGAGGAATAACGGCGGCAACAACTCCGGCACAACCAGTTTACTATCCATCTTATGG CTATGCAGCTTACCCATCAGAATATGGCTATCAACACCAA ACTTTGTATAACACACAACAACAGTTCTACGGAACGACGTCGTCTTCAGGAATGGGCATGGAATTACCTACTTACTACTATGGGTACCCTTCCATGCAACAACACCAGGCGCAAAGTAACCCGACTCCCTCTTATCTATATTATCCTACTACGTATATAGAGTCCTTCCCCACCTATAATCATCTTCTTCCCCGGTCCTCTCCGTTCTCCGCCACCGCCGTCGCCGGAGGCACCGATCAACAAAGTTCTACACCAAAAATGACACTAAGGAACCAATTTGCATCTTCCACAG aTTTACAGTCAAAGTCTGCACAAACAAAAGGTGAGGATAATAGCATCACTCTAGAAAGTCCACAATGA
- the LOC124924215 gene encoding homeobox-leucine zipper protein ROC1-like: MNINRHDNDNLQENNEELKVEQDINEEHMEENTMFNSNDACFDFVGHFSTPNDLSEMLSVDHNLQVHNSRLSEDFERGTNFISSDEVGAVRVPLLGQPIRMETRETGVVRAPLLGQPIGLETREVGIVRAPFLGQPFGMETREVGVVRVPLADDGSQLNMNMIKHMATLAIKELDQLAQMREPMWIPSVADSTGYELNEGEYYRVFASGFGTRISTLKSESSFHNHWKKIFNVIVSKAITFEVFPTRIEGSHDGALQAIYVDLHALSPLVPARSSILARHCKQLGVGRWGIVDFSIDIIVRPLNEVKYKRRPSGCIIEDFCNGFTKVTWIENVEVDESGFHTLYKPIVNSGLAFGAKRWLGILEKQINRLSIDHFKALPPNDMVVTSLERKHVITRLSERMVETFIIGVSSVVDHPWININLDSIVKPDGMRILMLRNTDNPDFPVGIVLAAAISFWLPGSPTNVFNFLRSKETRTNWDVLSNVANFEEISHIVVGQDKASYISLLQMSNDLLMLQEVNWDPLGAYLIYAPIDINSLNMALNGGNSKYVPMLSSGFAVVPFCGATDNIGSGGGSLVTVSFQFLPDIRPTAALDESYIKNAINLVNCTMDRIKTSLI; the protein is encoded by the exons ATGAATATTAATCGTCATGATAACGATAACTTGCAAGAGAATAATGAAGAGCTTAAGGTGGAGCAAGACATTAATGAAGAACATATGGAGGAGAACACGATGTTTAATTCGAATGATGCATGTTTTGACTTTGTTGGACATTTCTCGACACCTAATGACTTGAGCGAGATGCTATCCGTCGACCACAATTTGCAGGTCCATAATTCGCGTTTAAGCGAAGAT TTTGAGAGGGGTACAAACTTTATCTCaag TGACGAGGTTGGCGCTGTTAGGGTGCCCTTGCTCGGGCAACCAATTAGAATGGAAACAAGAGAAACTGGCGTTGTTAGGGCGCCTTTGCTCGGGCAACCAATTGGATTGGAAACAAGAGAAGTTGGCATTGTTAGGGCGCCCTTTCTCGGGCAACCATTTGGAATGGAAACAAGAGAAGTTGGCGTTGTTAGGGTGCCCTTGGCCGATGATGGTAGTCAACTAAACATGAATATGATTAAGCATATGGCAACTCTAGCAATAAAAGAGCTTGATCAATTGGCTCAAATGAGAGAACCTATGTGGATTCCAAGTGTTGCTGATAGCACCGGCTATGAGTTGAACGAGGGCGAGTATTATAGGGTTTTTGCAAGTGGATTCGGCACTCGAATTTCAACACTCAAAAGCGAGTCGTCCTTCCAT AATCATTGGAAGAAAATCTTTAATGTCATTGTTTCTAAGGCTATCACTTTTGAAGTCTTCCCAACTAGAATTGAAGGAAGTCATGACGGGGCCTTGCAAGCT ATTTACGTAGATCTGCATGCACTTTCTCCTCTTGTGCCGGCCCGTTCGAGTATCTTAGCAAGACATTGCAAGCAACTCGGAGTAGGAAGGTGGGGAATCGTTGATTTTTCAATTGACATCATTGTACGACCACTCAATGAAGTTAAATACAAAAGAAGGCCTTCTGGATGCATAATTGAAGATTTTTGCAACGGATTCACAAAGGTGACGTGGATAGAGAATGTCGAAGTGGACGAAAGTGGCTTTCATACATTGTATAAGCCTATAGTCAATTCCGGCTTAGCATTTGGCGCCAAACGCTGGCTAGGCATTCTCGAGAAGCAAATAAATCGTCTCTCTATCGACCATTTCAAAGCCCTACCCCCTAATGACATGG TGGTGACTAGCTTGGAAAGAAAACATGTCATCACTCGATTGTCGGAGAGGATGGTAGAAACTTTTATCATTGGAGTGAGTTCGGTTGTGGACCATCCATGGATTAATATAAATCTGGATTCAATCGTAAAGCCAGATGGAATGAGAATCCTTATGCTAAGGAATACCGATAATCCAGATTTTCCGGTAGGTATTGTGTTAGCCGCTGCCATTTCCTTTTGGCTGCCTGGGTCGCCGACGAATGTATTTAACTTTCTCCGATCTAAAGAAACAAGAACTAAT TGGGATGTTCTTTCAAATGTTGCAAATTTTGAAGAAATCTCACATATTGTGGTAGGACAAGATAAAGCCAGCTACATCTCATTGTTACAAATGAGT AATGATCTGTTGATGCTGCAAGAGGTTAATTGGGATCCTCTAGGAGCTTACTTGATATATGCCCCCATTGACATTAACTCCCTTAACATGGCGTTGAACGGAGGAAATTCAAAGTATGTGCCAATGCTTTCTTCGGGTTTTGCGGTTGTTCCTTTCTGTGGTGCCACCGACAACATTGGAAGTGGCGGCGGTTCATTGGTGACCGTGTCTTTTCAGTTTTTGCCCGATATTCGTCCAACTGCTGCGCTTGATGAGAGTTATATTAAGAATGCTATTAACTTGGTTAACTGCACCATGGATAGGATTAAGACATCGCTAATATGA